A window of the Leishmania braziliensis MHOM/BR/75/M2904 complete genome, chromosome 1 genome harbors these coding sequences:
- a CDS encoding putative eukaryotic initiation factor 4a, with translation MSQQDRVAPQDQDSFLDDQPGVRPIPSFDDMPLHQNLLRGIYSYGFEKPSSIQQRAIAPFTRGGDIIAQAQSGTGKTGAFSIGLLQRLDFRHNLIQGLVLSPTRELALQTAEVISRIGEFLSNSAKFCETFVGGTRVQDDLRKLQAGVVVAVGTPGRVSDVIKRGALRTESLRVLVLDEADEMLSQGFADQIYEIFRFLPKDIQVALFSATMPEEVLELTKKFMRDPVRILVKRESLTLEGIKQFFIAVEEEHKLDTLMDLYETVSIAQSVIFANTRRKVDWIAEKLNQSNHTVSSMHAEMPKSDRERVMNTFRSGSSRVLVTTDLVARGIDVHHVNIVINFDLPTNKENYLHRIGRGGRYGRKGVAINFVTEKDVELLHEIEGHYHTQIDELPVDFAAYLGE, from the coding sequence ATGTCGCAGCAAGACCGAGTTGCCCCACAGGACCAGGACTCGTTCCTCGACGACCAGCCCGGCGTCCGCCCGATCCCGTCCTTCGATGACATGCCGCTGCACCAGAACCTTCTGCGCGGCATCTACTCGTACGGCTTCGAGAAACCGTCCAGcatccagcagcgcgccatcGCCCCCTTcacgcgcggcggcgacatcatcgcgcaggcgcagtcCGGTACCGGCAAGACGGGCGCCTTCTCCAtcggcctgctgcagcgcctggactTCCGCCACAACCTGATCCAGGGCCTCGTGCTCTCCCCGACCCGCGAGCTGGCCCTGCAGACGGCGGAGGTGATCAGCCGCATCGGCGAGTTCCTGTCGAACAGCGCGAAGTTCTGTGAGACCTTTGTGGGTggcacgcgcgtgcaggaTGACCTGCGCAAGCTGCAGgctggcgtcgtcgtcgccgtggGGACGCCGGGCCGCGTGTCCGACGTGATCAAGCGCGGCGCGCTGCGCACCGAGTCCCTGcgcgtgctggtgctcgACGAGGCTGATGAGATGCTGTCTCAGGGCTTCGCGGATCAGATTTACGAGATCTTCCGCTTCCTGCCGAAGGACATCCAGGTCGCGCTCTTCTCCGCCACGATGccggaggaggtgctggagctgACAAAGAAGTTCATGCGCGACCCCGTACGCATTCTCGTGAAGCGCGAGAGCCTGACGCTGGAGGGCATCAAGCAGTTCTTCATCGccgtcgaggaggagcacaagCTGGACACGCTGATGGACCTGTACGAGACCGTGTCCATCGCGCAGTCCGTCATCTTCGCCAACACCCGCCGCAAGGTGGACTGGATCGCCGAGAAGCTGAATCAGAGCAACCACACCGTCAGCAGCATGCACGCCGAGATGCCCAAGAGCGACCGCGAGCGCGTCATGAACACCttccgcagcggcagctcccGCGTGCTCGTCACGACCGACCTCGTGGCCCGCGGCATCGACGTGCACCACGTGAACATCGTCATCAACTTCGACCTGCCGACGAACAAGGAGAACTACCTGCACCGCAttggccgcggcggccgctaCGGCCGTAAGGGTGTTGCCATCAACTTCGTGACGGAGAAAgacgtggagctgctgcacgagaTCGAGGGGCACTACCACACGCAGATCGATGAGCTCCCGGTGGACTTTGCCGCCTACCTCGGCGAGTGA
- a CDS encoding putative calcium/potassium channel (CAKC) → MDKRRSSWREWFRLGRRSDRPQVFADKHYAHSEHPFLSLRKFVEFLDRRHTNVSIFGLLMHITMEIVSIAFYVWTSHVTAATSATEFTWSVPVFITEVALSIIFLLAWIGLFFLEHDKKAYLISWLSLVNAMTSIPMIVIGIGALKDSLWRSVWVPMFLRVWWLCDSLNVLIDYPQIARRTPEVWREMMRYFLRLLAVMGTCIGTHQIVESCSGQYIDLYDSLYLIIVAFATIGFGDVTSTTTPARVFMVAFIVIGICFFLPLFQRLALIAERRQFHNTFSGGSASWFRRGWKHPHVIICGQFSDLSVELLLRNFYAGWRKYLDTCIVLMAPEEHSPEVRLVANLPWLKSRVTLMVGNPENSKDLDRAKARDADAIFLFGDSRSAAYYQDYTIVAQSVAVSLYDRNLPQHLLLHRNCTVKQISPYAASVLEVERTLHHLLGLSMTHPGVVPLIINLLRTYESLPSDITLSRDWVEQYEYSLRNDMYGLEIPDALRGREFRVLARAFFEKDVTLIGILNVRSVVQLNPRELVPNARKLILIAKTMKVAQDATDAIARDYEQTFGEEMLVAPDPDEHDRAKRRLVRSRYHTEFSSNDSTLDDNVGSVNGTAKQRGPPMRPHGAEAVLETPDPLGRLSHVPVSLQTTGSSIAAEGDFDDEFDARNSSVGAAPSLPSSVHPSEVRSEALVRIDDAFDLENHFVIIDLSTAKAKDESSRYAQEAVSTAVAHDIFHVTVPLRQAHPASDIVLLTNDVSFGPYFDYYWSVHHQDSAYPVKYICGCGLNTADLRRCNLERCAGCCVFYAGDISLSGSTSAMSMLTVLSINDILHGIPAFPVVVELEGLVNLPLFPPHAEDPRLRSKAEIDFVYEPNFIIGNAVSRLMLFPALQRTYFMEEFIDVMDVLISGHAPDTPALARLPLSLCEADLHTYEDVVIYCLKFGFLPIALQRRIVDMCNPSINGQRFVLTNPPRALPVRQQTDLVFYITPG, encoded by the coding sequence ATGGACAAGCGCAGGTCATCGTGGCGTGAATGGTTTCGGCTggggcgccgcagcgacaggCCACAGGTGTTCGCAGACAAGCACTACGCACACTCCGAGCACCCCTTCCTCTCGCTGCGCAAGTTTGTCGAGTTCCTCGACCGGCGCCATACAAACGTGTCCATCTTCGGGCTGCTCATGCACATCACGATGGAGATCGTCTCCATCGCTTTTTATGTGTGGACGTCGCATGTGACGGCTGCCACGTCGGCCACCGAGTTCACGTGGAGCGTCCCAGTCTTCATCACTGAAGTAGCTCTGAGCATCATCTTCCTGTTGGCCTGGATCGGGCTGTTCTTCTTAGAGCATGACAAGAAGGCGTACCTGATCTCGTGGCTGTCGCTGGTGAACGCCATGACGAGTATCCCGATGATCGTGATCGGCATTGGCGCGCTCAAGGACTCGCTCTGGCGCTCCGTCTGGGTGCCCATGTTCCTCCGGGTGTGGTGGCTGTGTGACTCCCTCAACGTGCTGATCGACTACCCGCAGATCGCACGCCGCACGCCGGAGGTGTGGCGAGAGATGATGCGGTACTTCCTTCGTCTGCTCGCGGTCATGGGCACGTGCATCGGCACACACCAGATCGTGGAGTCCTGCAGTGGCCAGTATATAGACTTGTACGACTCACTGTACCTTATCATCGTCGCCTTCGCCACGATCGGCTTCGGCGACGTCACTTCCACCACGACACCAGCGCGCGTCTTCATGGTCGCCTTCATTGTAATCGGCATTTGCTTCTTCCTTCCACTGTTCCAGCGACTCGCTTTAATTGCCGAGCGTCGCCAGTTCCACAACACCTTCAGCGGTGGCTCTGCGTCGTGGTTCCGCCGCGGCTGGAAGCACCCGCATGTAATCATCTGCGGGCAGTTCAGTGACCTCTCcgtcgagctgctgctcagaAACTTCTACGCGGGCTGGCGCAAGTACCTCGACACATGCATCGTGCTCATGGCCCCAGAGGAGCACTCGCCGGAGGTGCGGCTGGTCGCGAACCTGCCCTGGCTGAAGAGTCGTGTGACGCTCATGGTGGGCAACCCCGAAAACTCGAAGGACCTGGACCGCGCCAAGGCACGTGACGCCGACGCCATCTTCCTGTTTGGCGACTCGCGCTCGGCCGCCTACTACCAGGACTACACCATCGTCGCACAGTCCGTGGCGGTGAGTCTGTACGACCGGaacctgccgcagcacctgctgctgcaccgcaacTGCACGGTGAAGCAAATCAGCCCGTACGCGGCGAGTGTGCTGGAGGTAGAGCGCACACTGCACCACCTGTTGGGACTCTCCATGACGCATCCCGGCGTTGTGCCACTCATTATCAACCTCCTGCGCACCTACGAGTCGCTGCCATCGGACATCACGCTGTCGCGGGACTGGGTGGAACAGTACGAGTACTCGCTGCGCAACGACATGTACGGGCTGGAGATTCCAGACGCGCTGCGCGGACGCGAGTTCCGCGTGCTGGCACGCGCCTTTTTCGAAAAGGATGTGACGCTCATCGGCATTCTCAACGTGCGCAGCGTTGTGCAGCTCAACCCGCGCGAGCTCGTCCCGAACGCAAGGAAGCTCATCCTGATCGCGAAGACGATGAAGGTGGCGCAGGACGCCACCGACGCCATCGCGCGCGACTACGAGCAGACGTTTGGCGAGGAGATGCTTGTGGCGCCGGATCCGGACGAGCACGACCGTGCGAAGCGGCGCCTCGTGAGGTCTCGTTACCACACTGAGTTCAGTAGCAACGACAGCACACTCGATGACAATGTTGGGAGCGTCAACGGCACGGCGAAGCAGCGGGGGCCACCGATGCGCCCACACGGTGCGGAGGCAGTGTTAGAGACTCCCGACCCCCTGGGGCGCTTGTCCCACGTCCCAGTCTCGTTGCAGACGACCGGTAGCTCAATCGCTGCGGAAGGTGACTTTGACGATGAGTTTGACGCGAGGAACAGCAgtgtcggcgctgcgccgtcgctgccgagcTCCGTGCACCCGTCGGAGgtgcgcagcgaggcgctggtgcgcaTCGACGACGCGTTTGACCTCGAGAACCACTTTGTCATCATCGACCTGTCCACCGCCAAGGCCAAGGACGAGTCCAGTCGCTACGCGCAGGAGGCcgtcagcaccgccgtcgcacACGACATCTTTCACGTCACAGTGCCATTGCGCCAGGCACACCCAGCCAGCGACATCGTGCTGCTCACCAACGACGTCAGCTTCGGCCCCTACTTCGACTACTACTGGAGCGTCCACCACCAGGACAGCGCCTACCCTGTCAAGTACATCTGCGGCTGCGGTCTCAATACCGCCgacctgcgccgctgcaaccTCGAGCGCTGCGCTGGCTGCTGTGTCTTCTATGCTGGCGACATCAGCCTCTCCGGCTCTACCAGCGCCATGTCTATGCTTACCGTGCTGTCCATCAACGACATCCTACACGGCATTCCTGCCTTCCCCGTCGTCGTCGAGCTCGAGGGCCTCGTCAACCTCCCGCTGTTCCCGCCGCACGCCGAGGACCCGCGCCTGCGCTCCAAGGCGGAGATCGACTTTGTGTATGAGCCAAACTTCATCATCGGCAACGCCGTCAGCCGCCTCATGCTGTTccctgcgctgcagcgcacctaCTTTATGGAGGAATTCATCGACGTGATGGACGTACTCATCAGCGGCCACGCGCCCGACACCCCCGCGCTCGCgcgcctgccgctgtcgctgtgcGAAGCAGACCTCCACACCTACGAGGACGTCGTCATCTACTGTCTTAAGTTCGGATTCCTGCCcatcgcgctgcagcgccgcatcgtTGACATGTGCAACCCGTCCATCAACGGCCAGCGCTTCGTGCTAACCAACCCGCCGCgtgcgctgccggtgcgccaGCAGACGGATCTAGTGTTCTACATCACCCCAGGGTAG